One segment of Solanum lycopersicum chromosome 1, SLM_r2.1 DNA contains the following:
- the LOC138340838 gene encoding uncharacterized protein, whose protein sequence is MKGVMRFGRKGMLSPRYIGPYEILQRVGELSNELALLAELVSVHLIFYVSVLKKCLSDTTSILLVEGLGFDEDLSYEEVPIQILDRQVKRLRNKEIATVKVLWRNHLFEGATWEAQADTRSDYPYLFSL, encoded by the coding sequence ATGAAGGGAGTGATGAGGTTTGGGAGGAAGGGCATgttgagtccgaggtatattgggccatatgagatcctacagcgtGTGGGTGAGTTGTCCAATGAGTTAGCATTGCTTGCAGAGCTAGTTTCTGTCCATCTAATATTTTATGTATCCGTGTTAAAGAAGTGCCTAAGTGATACAACATCGATTTTACTAGTCGAAGGATTGGGGTTCgatgaagacttgtcctatgaggaggtacctATTCAGATCTTAGATAGACAGGTCAAGCGACTGAGaaacaaggagattgccacagtaaaggtattgtggaggaatcatctttttgagggtgctacgtgggaggccCAGGCTGATACAAGATCCGACTATCCCTATCTTTTCAGTCTATAA
- the LOC138340847 gene encoding uncharacterized protein yields MGTLLDNGTNRTLLDNGISRTLLDNGISRTLLYNGISRTLFDNGNSRTLLDNGTSMTLPDNGIRRTLLDNGISRTLLDNGISRTLIDNEISRTLLDNGTNRTLLDNGISRTLLDNGISRTLLDNGISRTLLDNGNSRTLLDNGTSRNLLDNGTSRILHYNGISRTLLDNGNSRTLLDNGISSTLLDNGISRTLLDNGASRTLLDNGTSRTILDNVFFVCGGS; encoded by the exons atggg gaccctcctagataatgggactaacaggaccctcctggataatgggattagcaggaccctcctagataatgggaTTAGTAGAACCCTCCTttataatgggattagcaggaccctctttGATAATGGgaatagcaggaccctccttgATAATGGTACTAGCATGACCCTCCCggataatgggattagaaggaccctcctagataatgggattagcaggaccctcctggataatggaaTTAGCAGGACCCTCATTGATAATgagattagcaggaccctcctagataatgggactaacaggaccctcctggataatgggattagcaggaccctcctagataatgggaTTAGTAGAACCCTCTTGGATAATGgtattagcaggaccctcctagataatgggaatagcaggaccctcctggataatggtaCTAGCAGGAACCTCCttgataatgggactagcaggatcCTCCAttataatgggattagcaggaccctcctggataatgggaatagcaggaccctcctggataatgggattagcagtaccctcctggataatgggattagcaggaccctcctagataatggggctagcaggaccctcctggataatggtaCTAGCAGGACAATCCTGgataatgttttttttgtttgtggtgGTTCTTAG